The following coding sequences lie in one Mesorhizobium sp. DCY119 genomic window:
- a CDS encoding aromatic ring-hydroxylating dioxygenase subunit alpha, translating into MTAGPAESKAYNGLRTAEVTLPSRAYWSDAEYQRDLDTIWYRNWIMACREADVTQPLAYRVFKLGTQEILIIRDETGVLRAFHNTCRHRGSQLCGESEGRLKARLLTCPYHAWSYSLRGDLVRVPSKSLPEGFDKADYQLYPVALSVWRGFVFVNLAENVQGSAADVFDAGSADLSNWPLEDLVTGHAFRKVMNCNWKIFWENFNECLHCPGVHKSLSHLVPIYGRGLMARHDDPEWALHADNDAPEYSGGLRAGAETWSEDGRVHGPAFPDLTEAERGAGQTYAAHLPSMFVVGHVDYVRTVRLVPLGPEQTELVAEWLFLPEALTSGGTDLENIVRFGIQVLEEDAAICEINQRGLHSLRHEAGVLMPEEYELQRFHQWVRGKHAQALTSTSAENAR; encoded by the coding sequence ATGACGGCAGGCCCAGCGGAAAGCAAAGCCTATAACGGGCTTCGAACAGCGGAGGTGACGCTGCCGTCCCGCGCCTATTGGAGCGACGCCGAATACCAGCGCGATCTCGACACGATCTGGTATCGAAACTGGATCATGGCCTGCCGCGAGGCCGATGTCACCCAGCCGCTCGCCTATCGCGTGTTCAAACTCGGCACGCAGGAAATCCTCATCATCCGCGACGAGACCGGCGTGCTGCGTGCCTTCCACAACACCTGCCGCCATCGCGGCTCGCAGCTTTGCGGCGAGAGCGAAGGCAGGCTGAAGGCTCGGCTGCTCACCTGCCCCTATCATGCCTGGTCCTATTCGCTGCGCGGCGATCTCGTGCGCGTGCCGTCGAAATCGCTGCCTGAAGGCTTCGACAAGGCCGACTACCAGCTCTATCCGGTGGCGCTGTCGGTCTGGCGTGGCTTCGTCTTCGTCAACCTGGCCGAAAATGTGCAAGGCTCGGCTGCAGATGTTTTTGACGCCGGCTCCGCCGACCTAAGCAACTGGCCGCTGGAAGACCTCGTCACCGGCCATGCGTTTCGCAAGGTGATGAACTGCAACTGGAAAATCTTTTGGGAAAACTTCAACGAGTGCCTGCATTGCCCCGGCGTCCATAAATCCCTGTCGCATCTGGTGCCGATCTATGGCCGCGGCCTGATGGCACGCCACGACGACCCGGAATGGGCGCTTCATGCCGACAATGATGCGCCCGAATATTCCGGCGGCCTGCGGGCCGGCGCCGAGACGTGGTCTGAGGACGGGCGCGTGCATGGTCCGGCTTTTCCAGACCTGACCGAGGCCGAGCGCGGCGCCGGCCAGACCTATGCCGCGCATCTGCCGTCGATGTTCGTCGTCGGCCATGTCGATTATGTCCGCACCGTGCGGCTGGTGCCGCTGGGACCGGAACAGACGGAACTGGTGGCGGAATGGCTCTTCCTGCCGGAAGCGTTGACCTCAGGCGGAACCGACCTCGAAAACATCGTCAGGTTTGGCATCCAGGTGCTGGAGGAGGACGCGGCCATTTGCGAGATCAACCAGAGAGGCCTGCATTCGTTGCGCCACGAGGCGGGCGTGCTGATGCCGGAGGAATATGAGCTTCAGCGCTTTCATCAATGGGTGCGCGGCAAGCATGCGCAGGCGCTCACATCGACTTCGGCAGAAAACGCCAGGTGA
- a CDS encoding CbtB-domain containing protein has protein sequence MNTVSSSLGATAGSASRSMQLAMAGLLGLFVIGFVGFSHMEVVHNAGHDYRHSMAFPCH, from the coding sequence ATGAACACGGTTTCTTCGTCGCTCGGCGCAACAGCAGGTTCGGCCTCGCGCTCGATGCAGTTGGCAATGGCCGGTCTGCTCGGCCTCTTCGTTATCGGCTTCGTCGGCTTCTCGCATATGGAAGTCGTCCATAATGCCGGCCACGACTATCGCCACTCGATGGCGTTTCCCTGCCACTAA
- a CDS encoding isoprenylcysteine carboxylmethyltransferase family protein encodes MTDIHTAPNRIPWPPIIYLAAIAISIALGLLYPLPWLPSGILPDILLALGWLAVAGTIALYVSAMRALKQGNTTIKPHQGADHLVTNGAFSFTRNPIYLGNTLLMIGVGLITGIVWFFVLALVAAFTTQKLAIEREEKHLMARFGKKYRDYAKRVRRWI; translated from the coding sequence ATGACGGACATCCACACGGCGCCGAACCGCATACCGTGGCCGCCGATCATCTATCTCGCGGCCATCGCGATCAGCATCGCGCTCGGCCTGCTCTATCCGCTGCCATGGCTGCCGTCGGGCATACTCCCCGACATATTGCTCGCCCTTGGATGGCTGGCCGTCGCCGGCACGATTGCTCTCTACGTTTCAGCCATGCGTGCCCTGAAGCAGGGCAACACGACGATCAAGCCTCATCAGGGCGCGGATCATCTTGTGACAAACGGTGCGTTCTCTTTCACCCGCAATCCGATCTATCTCGGCAACACGCTGCTGATGATCGGCGTTGGCCTGATAACCGGCATCGTCTGGTTTTTCGTGCTGGCGCTGGTGGCCGCCTTCACCACCCAGAAACTCGCCATAGAGCGCGAGGAAAAGCACCTGATGGCACGCTTCGGAAAGAAGTACCGCGATTATGCCAAGCGCGTCCGGCGCTGGATTTGA
- a CDS encoding ABC transporter ATP-binding protein codes for MAGNVIIELKGVERHYVQGSRKLTILNGVNFSLKRGEMVALVAPSGAGKSTLLHTAGLLERPDAGDVILSGRACGRLSDDDRTAIRRNDIGFVYQFHHLLPEFSALENIMMPQLVKGLPKAEASARAAQLLDYMQIGKRGHHRPAELSGGEQQRVAIARAVANAPLVLMADEPTGNLDPVTAGYVFDALSALVKQSGLAALIATHNHELAARMDRRVTLSDGKVVPF; via the coding sequence ATGGCAGGCAACGTGATTATCGAATTGAAGGGCGTCGAGCGGCACTATGTTCAGGGCTCGCGCAAGCTGACTATCCTCAACGGCGTGAACTTTTCGCTGAAGCGCGGCGAGATGGTGGCGCTGGTGGCGCCGTCGGGCGCGGGCAAGTCCACGCTGCTGCATACGGCGGGTCTGCTGGAACGGCCGGACGCCGGTGACGTGATCCTCAGCGGTCGCGCCTGCGGCCGTCTCTCCGACGATGACCGCACCGCCATACGCCGCAATGACATCGGCTTCGTCTATCAGTTCCATCATCTGCTGCCGGAGTTTTCGGCGCTCGAAAACATCATGATGCCGCAGCTGGTGAAGGGCCTGCCCAAGGCAGAGGCGAGCGCGCGTGCTGCACAACTGCTCGACTACATGCAGATCGGCAAGCGCGGCCACCATCGGCCCGCTGAGCTTTCCGGCGGCGAGCAGCAGCGCGTGGCCATTGCCCGCGCCGTCGCCAATGCGCCGCTCGTGCTGATGGCAGACGAGCCAACCGGCAATCTTGATCCCGTCACAGCAGGCTACGTGTTTGACGCGCTGTCTGCGCTGGTCAAGCAGTCGGGACTTGCGGCGCTGATCGCCACCCACAACCACGAATTGGCCGCGCGCATGGATCGGCGCGTGACGCTTTCGGACGGCAAAGTCGTTCCGTTCTGA
- the lipB gene encoding lipoyl(octanoyl) transferase LipB has protein sequence MTQRSQIETSFQAAPGSPPVEWRIEPGLTAYEDALAFMEARAAAIRDGSANEMVWLVEHPPLYTAGTSAQASDLVEPDRFPVFNAGRGGEYTYHGPGQRVAYVMLDLKRRREDVRAFVAALEEWIIGTLDRFNVRGERREDRVGVWVVRPDRPAMPDGSPAEDKIAAIGIRLRRWVSFHGIAINVEPDLSHFSGIVPCGVSDHGVTSLVDLGLPVTMADLDVALKSAFETVFGPAAIAAEGLRKAG, from the coding sequence ATGACGCAACGCAGCCAGATCGAAACTTCGTTCCAAGCAGCCCCCGGTTCGCCGCCCGTCGAATGGCGAATCGAACCAGGCCTGACAGCATACGAGGACGCCCTCGCCTTCATGGAAGCGCGCGCCGCGGCGATTCGCGATGGCTCGGCTAATGAGATGGTCTGGCTGGTGGAGCACCCGCCGCTCTACACCGCGGGCACCAGCGCGCAGGCGAGCGATCTCGTCGAGCCGGACCGCTTTCCCGTCTTCAATGCTGGCCGCGGCGGCGAATACACCTATCACGGCCCAGGCCAGCGCGTGGCCTATGTCATGCTCGACCTGAAGCGCCGGCGCGAAGACGTACGCGCTTTCGTGGCAGCACTCGAGGAATGGATCATCGGCACGCTCGACCGCTTCAATGTGCGCGGCGAACGGCGCGAGGATCGCGTCGGCGTCTGGGTTGTGCGACCGGATCGCCCGGCAATGCCGGATGGCTCACCTGCCGAAGACAAGATCGCTGCGATCGGCATCCGTCTCAGACGCTGGGTCAGCTTTCATGGCATCGCCATAAATGTCGAGCCGGACCTAAGTCATTTCAGCGGTATCGTGCCGTGCGGTGTCTCGGATCACGGCGTGACCAGCCTGGTCGATCTCGGCCTGCCGGTTACGATGGCTGACCTCGATGTTGCGCTCAAATCGGCTTTCGAGACGGTATTCGGTCCGGCGGCGATTGCCGCCGAAGGTCTTCGCAAGGCCGGCTGA
- a CDS encoding MerR family DNA-binding transcriptional regulator — protein sequence MREYYSITELTREFDISTRTLRFYEDEGLIQPVRRGRTRLFRPTDRHLVKQIMRGKRLGFSINEIREIIQMYKEPPGEVGQLNLMIKRIEEKREDLRQKRRDLEETLAELDHAEESCVERLVELGVTT from the coding sequence ATGCGGGAATATTATTCGATCACCGAACTGACCCGCGAGTTCGATATTTCGACGCGCACCTTGCGGTTCTACGAGGATGAGGGGCTTATCCAGCCCGTCCGCCGCGGACGCACGCGCCTGTTCCGCCCGACGGACCGGCATCTGGTCAAGCAGATCATGCGGGGAAAGCGGCTCGGTTTCTCGATCAACGAAATCCGCGAAATCATCCAGATGTACAAGGAGCCGCCCGGCGAAGTGGGCCAGCTCAACCTGATGATCAAGCGGATCGAGGAAAAGCGCGAGGATCTGCGCCAGAAACGCCGCGACCTCGAAGAGACGCTTGCCGAACTCGACCATGCCGAAGAGTCTTGCGTCGAGCGGCTCGTTGAACTCGGCGTGACGACTTAA
- a CDS encoding MFS transporter — protein sequence MVTQVRHPIWLPAVKPAGARTFATLYALESFARASIASVVPIQAYELLQNKQTVSLLYTLVAFIGLSATLFMPMLIGRFSRRWIYTTGVVLLAVGSLLFMTHSLPGQMFGMLARVMGASALAITLNLYIMDHIRKTDIMQAESLRMAASMIAWTGGPTLGVFLYTRYGIFVTHGVVVAFATALLITFWYFRLGDNALIRPGKTRPANPLKNIGRFVAQPRLRLAWVIAFGRSCFWTTFFVYGPILMVVTGQGELAGGLLVSAGNALLFAAIYWGRAGRRFGARNIMTFAFFGMSTALLLAGLGGERLPLVTGVFLLFGALFAVALDALGSTAFMRAVRTYERPQMTAVYRTYLDLSELLPPLVYSVVLAFFGLGAVFVTLGVFTAICGLITWRFLPKSM from the coding sequence ATGGTCACGCAGGTAAGGCATCCGATCTGGCTTCCCGCCGTAAAGCCGGCGGGCGCGCGAACCTTTGCCACGCTTTATGCGCTGGAGTCCTTTGCGCGCGCGTCGATCGCCAGCGTCGTTCCGATCCAGGCCTACGAACTCCTGCAGAACAAGCAGACCGTCTCACTGCTTTATACGCTCGTTGCCTTCATCGGCCTTTCGGCAACGCTGTTCATGCCGATGCTGATCGGGCGTTTTTCGCGGCGCTGGATCTACACGACAGGCGTGGTGCTGCTCGCCGTCGGTTCGCTGCTGTTCATGACGCATTCGCTGCCGGGGCAGATGTTCGGCATGCTGGCCCGCGTCATGGGGGCGAGTGCGCTGGCGATCACGCTCAACCTCTACATCATGGACCACATCCGCAAGACGGACATCATGCAGGCCGAATCGCTGCGCATGGCGGCATCGATGATCGCCTGGACCGGCGGGCCGACGCTTGGCGTCTTTCTTTACACGCGCTACGGAATCTTCGTCACACATGGCGTGGTGGTTGCCTTCGCGACGGCGCTGCTCATAACCTTCTGGTACTTCCGCCTCGGCGACAATGCGCTGATCCGACCGGGCAAGACGCGACCGGCCAATCCCCTCAAGAATATCGGCCGCTTTGTCGCCCAGCCACGGCTGCGGCTGGCATGGGTAATCGCCTTCGGCCGCTCCTGCTTCTGGACGACGTTCTTCGTCTACGGCCCGATCCTGATGGTGGTTACGGGGCAGGGCGAACTGGCCGGCGGTCTTCTGGTTTCGGCAGGTAACGCCCTTCTGTTTGCTGCCATCTATTGGGGCAGGGCGGGCCGGCGCTTCGGCGCACGAAACATCATGACGTTTGCCTTTTTCGGCATGAGCACGGCGCTGTTGCTGGCAGGCCTTGGCGGCGAGCGATTGCCGCTCGTCACCGGCGTCTTCCTGCTGTTCGGCGCGCTGTTTGCGGTGGCGCTCGACGCGCTCGGCTCGACCGCTTTCATGCGCGCGGTGCGCACCTATGAGCGGCCACAGATGACCGCCGTTTACCGCACCTATCTCGATCTGTCGGAGCTTCTGCCGCCTCTGGTCTACTCGGTTGTGCTTGCCTTCTTCGGCCTTGGCGCGGTGTTCGTCACGCTCGGCGTCTTCACGGCCATCTGCGGCTTGATCACCTGGCGTTTTCTGCCGAAGTCGATGTGA
- a CDS encoding DUF1624 domain-containing protein translates to MLPDTEPLQQPKSRRIDALDLARGLALIAMAIYHFTWDLGFFGYTEPSLTAFGGWKLFARCIASSFLFLVGVSLFLAHGNGIRWKGFWRRFAMVAGAALAISVITYFAVPDDLIFFGILHQIALASLLGLLFLRLPTLLTLVAAVAVIAAPNFLRTPFFDHPAWWWVGMSSVNPRSNDYVPLFPWFGAVLLGIVAARLATSSGLFARLAGVSLGSWSKPLTFAGRHSLAFYLIHQPVLIACVWLFSQVMPADIPTKEVQFRTSCERTCQDTRDAEFCTRYCACMLDTLEKDTLDALFAGKQTQELRDKVNDSAGYCTADTENTSP, encoded by the coding sequence ATGCTTCCAGATACAGAACCGCTTCAGCAACCGAAATCCCGCCGCATCGACGCGCTCGACCTGGCGCGGGGCCTCGCCCTGATCGCCATGGCGATCTATCACTTCACCTGGGACCTCGGATTCTTCGGCTACACCGAGCCCAGCCTGACGGCCTTCGGCGGCTGGAAGCTGTTTGCGCGCTGCATCGCCTCGAGCTTCCTGTTCCTCGTCGGCGTCAGCCTTTTCCTGGCCCACGGCAATGGCATTCGCTGGAAGGGGTTTTGGCGCCGCTTTGCCATGGTGGCAGGTGCAGCTCTCGCCATCTCTGTGATCACCTACTTTGCCGTGCCGGACGATTTGATTTTCTTCGGCATATTGCATCAGATCGCGCTGGCGAGCCTGCTTGGGCTTTTGTTCCTGCGGCTGCCGACGCTGCTCACATTGGTCGCGGCGGTAGCGGTGATCGCCGCACCGAACTTCCTGCGCACACCATTCTTCGATCATCCGGCATGGTGGTGGGTCGGCATGTCGTCCGTCAATCCGCGCTCGAACGACTACGTCCCGCTGTTTCCATGGTTCGGTGCGGTCCTGCTCGGCATCGTGGCGGCAAGGCTCGCCACATCGTCCGGGCTGTTTGCGCGACTGGCGGGGGTTTCTCTCGGATCGTGGTCGAAGCCTCTAACCTTTGCCGGGCGGCACAGCCTGGCCTTCTACCTCATCCACCAGCCGGTGCTGATCGCCTGCGTCTGGCTTTTCTCGCAGGTCATGCCGGCTGACATCCCCACCAAGGAAGTTCAGTTCCGCACCTCCTGCGAACGGACCTGCCAGGACACGCGCGACGCCGAATTCTGCACGCGCTATTGCGCCTGCATGCTCGATACGCTGGAAAAGGACACTCTCGACGCGCTCTTTGCCGGCAAACAGACGCAGGAACTGCGCGACAAGGTGAATGACAGCGCCGGCTACTGCACGGCAGATACCGAAAACACGAGCCCTTAG
- the cobO gene encoding cob(I)yrinic acid a,c-diamide adenosyltransferase — MKEIDEKEAERHKAKMAKRKAMQDAEVAEKTVTEKGLLIVNTGPGKGKTTAAFGLALRMLGYGKRVGVVQFVKGAWHTGEKDAFATFGDRMVWHTMGEGFTWETQDIKRDIAAAEAAWAKAVELIADPSINLVVLDELNIALRYDYLDLDSVVSTLKNRREGLHVVVTGRNAKPALIEAADLVTEMGSVKHHFSAGVKAQQGIEF, encoded by the coding sequence ATGAAAGAAATCGACGAAAAGGAAGCCGAGCGCCACAAGGCCAAGATGGCCAAGCGCAAGGCGATGCAGGACGCCGAGGTGGCCGAGAAGACGGTTACCGAAAAGGGACTGCTCATCGTCAACACCGGCCCCGGCAAGGGCAAGACGACGGCTGCATTCGGGCTGGCGCTGCGCATGCTCGGCTATGGCAAGCGCGTCGGCGTGGTGCAATTCGTCAAGGGCGCCTGGCACACCGGCGAGAAGGATGCCTTCGCCACCTTCGGCGACCGCATGGTCTGGCACACGATGGGCGAGGGCTTCACCTGGGAGACGCAGGACATCAAGCGCGATATCGCCGCTGCAGAAGCCGCATGGGCCAAGGCGGTCGAGCTTATCGCCGACCCGTCGATCAACCTCGTCGTGCTGGATGAGCTCAACATCGCGCTGCGCTACGATTATCTCGACCTCGACAGCGTGGTTTCGACCCTGAAGAACCGGCGCGAAGGCCTGCATGTCGTCGTCACCGGCCGCAACGCCAAGCCGGCGCTGATCGAGGCGGCTGATCTGGTGACCGAGATGGGCTCGGTGAAGCATCATTTTTCGGCGGGGGTTAAGGCGCAGCAGGGGATTGAGTTTTAG
- the mgtE gene encoding magnesium transporter, with translation MEGQDEHTSGATAQPHDHADIYGEDGVIRASFLAHVGAAIADRDTLALKEDVGSLHQSELGDLLEALLPEQRRALVDLMGADFDFSSLTEVDEAIRLDIVDNLPNAQIAQAVQELDSDDAVYILEDLDQEDQDEILAQLPFTERIRLRRSLDYPEESAGRRMQTEFVAVPPFWTVGQTIDYMRDDKNLPDRFSQIFVIDPTFKLLGALDLDQILRSKRSVKIEDVMHETRHAIPASMDQEEAAHEFEQYDLLSAAVVDENERLVGVLTIDDVVDVIQQEAEEDLLRMGGVGDEELSDSVLTASRSRVPWLLVNLFTAFLAASVIGLFDHTIERIVALAVLMPIVAGMGGNAGSQTMTVTVRALATRDLDIYNAGRIIRREMGVGFINGIIFAVLIGIVAATWFQDPNLGGIIAAAMIINMFVAALAGILIPLLLDRFGADPAVASAVFVTTVTDVVGFFAFLGLATWWFGVT, from the coding sequence TTGGAAGGCCAGGACGAACACACGTCAGGCGCTACCGCGCAGCCGCATGACCACGCCGATATCTACGGCGAGGACGGCGTTATCCGTGCGTCTTTCCTTGCCCATGTCGGCGCAGCGATTGCCGACCGCGATACGCTGGCGCTCAAGGAGGATGTCGGAAGCCTCCACCAGTCCGAGCTTGGCGATCTTCTTGAGGCACTGCTGCCGGAGCAACGGCGCGCGCTTGTCGATCTCATGGGCGCCGATTTCGACTTTTCGTCGCTCACCGAGGTCGACGAAGCGATTCGTCTCGATATCGTCGACAACCTGCCCAATGCGCAGATCGCCCAGGCCGTCCAGGAACTTGATTCGGACGATGCCGTCTACATTCTGGAAGATCTCGACCAGGAGGATCAGGACGAGATCCTGGCGCAACTGCCGTTCACCGAACGGATCAGGCTGCGCCGCTCGCTCGACTACCCGGAAGAATCTGCCGGCCGGCGCATGCAGACGGAATTCGTCGCGGTGCCGCCGTTCTGGACCGTCGGCCAGACGATCGACTATATGCGCGATGACAAGAACCTGCCCGACAGGTTCAGCCAGATCTTCGTCATCGATCCGACCTTCAAGCTCCTCGGCGCGCTCGATCTCGACCAGATCCTGCGCTCCAAGCGCTCGGTCAAGATCGAAGATGTCATGCACGAGACGCGCCACGCCATTCCGGCCAGCATGGACCAGGAAGAGGCCGCGCACGAGTTCGAGCAATACGATCTTCTGTCTGCCGCCGTCGTCGATGAGAATGAGCGGCTCGTCGGCGTGCTGACCATCGACGACGTCGTCGATGTGATCCAGCAGGAAGCCGAGGAAGATCTGCTGCGCATGGGCGGTGTCGGCGATGAAGAGCTCTCCGACAGCGTGCTCACCGCTTCGCGCTCGCGCGTGCCCTGGCTGCTCGTCAACCTCTTTACCGCCTTTCTGGCGGCGTCCGTCATCGGCCTCTTCGACCATACGATCGAGCGCATCGTGGCGCTGGCCGTGCTGATGCCGATCGTGGCTGGCATGGGCGGCAATGCCGGCTCGCAGACGATGACCGTGACGGTGAGGGCGCTGGCGACGCGCGATCTCGATATCTACAATGCAGGCCGCATCATCCGCCGCGAGATGGGCGTTGGTTTCATCAATGGCATCATCTTCGCCGTCCTCATCGGCATCGTCGCCGCGACCTGGTTCCAGGACCCAAATCTCGGCGGCATCATCGCCGCCGCCATGATCATCAACATGTTCGTGGCAGCCCTTGCCGGCATTCTGATCCCGCTGCTCCTGGATCGCTTCGGCGCCGACCCGGCCGTGGCCTCTGCCGTGTTCGTGACGACCGTTACCGATGTCGTCGGCTTCTTTGCCTTTCTCGGGCTGGCGACCTGGTGGTTCGGCGTGACCTGA
- a CDS encoding aldo/keto reductase has translation MHSVNANGAQIPALGLGTWTLSGDDCAELVLRALSVGYRHIDTAAAYGNEKDVGVGLRASDVARDDVFVTTKVWWTDIAPGDLERSTEASLKHLGLDQVDLLLIHWPNPKIPLAGSIKALNAMKRTGLARHIGVSNFPTALLSQAIALSDEPLVANQVENHPYLDQRKVYRLCRDNGMALVSYCPLYRGGDLFSENAIRDAAARHGRTPGQIVLRWHVQQEGVVAIPRTTKIARLSENIAIFDFALSDEEMAAISALTGRNARLCDFGFSPEWDAA, from the coding sequence ATGCACAGCGTAAACGCCAATGGCGCGCAAATTCCCGCGCTCGGTCTCGGAACGTGGACGCTTTCAGGCGACGACTGTGCCGAACTGGTGTTGCGCGCGCTGTCGGTCGGCTATCGCCATATCGACACGGCCGCCGCTTACGGCAACGAGAAGGATGTCGGCGTCGGCCTTCGTGCTTCGGACGTTGCGCGCGACGATGTTTTCGTGACGACGAAGGTGTGGTGGACGGACATCGCGCCGGGAGATCTGGAGCGCTCGACTGAGGCCAGCCTGAAGCATCTCGGCCTCGATCAGGTCGACCTGCTGCTGATCCACTGGCCGAACCCGAAGATTCCGCTGGCTGGCTCCATCAAGGCGCTGAACGCCATGAAGCGCACCGGCCTTGCGCGCCATATCGGCGTGTCGAATTTCCCGACCGCATTGCTCTCGCAGGCGATCGCGCTCTCGGACGAGCCACTGGTAGCCAATCAGGTCGAGAATCACCCCTATCTCGACCAGCGGAAGGTCTACCGCCTTTGCCGCGACAACGGCATGGCGCTGGTTTCCTATTGCCCGCTCTATCGCGGCGGCGACCTGTTTTCGGAAAACGCGATCCGCGATGCCGCTGCCCGTCACGGCAGGACGCCGGGCCAGATCGTGTTGCGCTGGCATGTTCAGCAGGAGGGCGTTGTCGCCATTCCGCGGACGACGAAAATCGCGCGGTTGTCGGAAAACATCGCCATCTTCGACTTTGCCCTGTCGGACGAGGAGATGGCGGCGATCTCCGCGCTGACTGGCCGCAATGCGCGTCTTTGCGATTTCGGGTTTTCGCCGGAATGGGACGCCGCCTAG
- a CDS encoding CbtA family protein: MTLFRNVVFIAAIAGLLSGIVMTAMQTYATVPLILKAETFENAGGGHEHAAAAADSAQTAAPAAEAAAPAHEHDEEGWAPADGFERFAFTALANIVTGIGFALVLVAASELAGGIANWRQGIFWGFAGFAVFTLAPGLGLPPELPAMPAADLAARQVWWIGTVVATAAGLGLIAFRSSLVFSLIGVALIVAPHLLGAPQPASHESPIPPDLHHQFVVAVTVTNLIFWVVLGAAVGVIRGRFTGTATSLRDSFA; encoded by the coding sequence ATGACATTGTTTCGTAACGTCGTGTTCATCGCGGCGATCGCAGGGCTATTGTCCGGCATCGTCATGACGGCCATGCAGACCTATGCAACCGTTCCGCTGATCCTGAAGGCGGAAACCTTCGAGAACGCCGGAGGCGGCCACGAGCACGCTGCGGCCGCCGCCGATAGTGCGCAAACCGCAGCTCCGGCGGCTGAAGCCGCAGCACCCGCCCACGAGCATGACGAAGAAGGCTGGGCGCCGGCGGACGGTTTCGAGCGCTTCGCCTTCACAGCACTTGCCAACATCGTCACCGGTATCGGCTTTGCGCTGGTTCTGGTGGCTGCTTCGGAACTTGCCGGTGGCATCGCCAACTGGCGCCAGGGCATTTTCTGGGGTTTTGCCGGTTTTGCCGTGTTCACGCTGGCGCCGGGCCTCGGCCTGCCGCCGGAACTGCCGGCCATGCCTGCGGCCGATCTTGCCGCCCGTCAGGTCTGGTGGATCGGCACGGTGGTTGCCACCGCCGCTGGTCTCGGCCTGATCGCCTTCCGCTCGTCGCTGGTGTTTTCGCTGATCGGCGTGGCCCTGATCGTTGCGCCGCATCTGCTCGGCGCGCCGCAGCCGGCCAGCCACGAATCGCCGATCCCGCCGGACCTGCATCACCAGTTCGTGGTCGCCGTAACCGTGACGAACCTGATCTTCTGGGTGGTGCTCGGTGCAGCCGTCGGCGTCATTCGCGGACGCTTCACCGGAACGGCGACAAGCCTGCGCGACAGCTTTGCCTGA
- the cobU gene encoding bifunctional adenosylcobinamide kinase/adenosylcobinamide-phosphate guanylyltransferase encodes MPDATSLTFLLGGARSGKSAHAERLATAFPAPWTYIATAQAFDHEMVERIALHRARRAEGWQTIDAPLDLADAIADVPDEQPLLVDCLTLWLSNHLLADHDLERESEMLEAVLAKPRGPWFVVANEVGLGIVPDNALARKFRDAAGRLNQRIAARADRVFFMVAGLPMQVK; translated from the coding sequence TTGCCTGACGCCACTTCGCTGACCTTCCTGCTCGGCGGTGCGCGCTCCGGAAAGAGCGCGCATGCCGAGCGGTTGGCCACCGCATTCCCTGCGCCCTGGACCTATATCGCCACGGCGCAGGCTTTCGACCATGAGATGGTCGAGCGCATTGCGCTGCACCGCGCCCGCCGCGCCGAAGGCTGGCAGACGATCGACGCGCCGCTCGACCTTGCCGATGCCATTGCCGATGTGCCTGATGAACAGCCTTTGCTGGTCGATTGCCTGACGCTCTGGCTTTCCAATCATTTGCTGGCCGATCATGATCTGGAACGCGAAAGCGAAATGCTGGAGGCCGTTCTGGCCAAGCCGCGCGGTCCGTGGTTCGTCGTCGCCAACGAAGTCGGGCTCGGCATCGTGCCGGACAACGCGCTCGCGCGGAAATTCCGCGATGCTGCTGGCCGGCTCAATCAAAGGATCGCCGCCCGCGCCGACCGCGTATTCTTTATGGTCGCGGGTCTGCCGATGCAGGTGAAATGA